The DNA window GCGCAAGACGTGGGCCCGCGACTGGGAGCAGGTGGTGTACTGCTCCGATGCCTGTCGCCGGGGGACGCCGCGCCAGACTGGCGTCAAGCACTGACCCTCAACAACCCGGGATATCGACACCATGCAGGACGATCTGTTCGCCAGGCCTGCCGCGCCTCCCCCCAGCCTGTTCTTCGCGTTGCTCCCGTCCGAGGGCGACCAGGCGGTGCTGGATGAGGCCCTGCGTCTGCACGCCGACCGCTTCGGCCCGTCGCGGCCGATCGCGGCGGCCAAGCGGCATGTGACCCTGCTGTACCTGGGCCAGCCGCTGGACGAACAGATCCCCTCGCTGGTGCAGGGCGCGCAGCGTGCGCTGGAAACCCTGGTGTGCGACCCCTTCGTCCTGACGTTGGACCAGGTGGGGGTCTTTGGCCGCAACGCGCTGGTGCTGGCAGCCTCGCAGACCCCGCCGGCGCTCGCGCAGCTGGATGCCCGCCTGCGCGAGGCCGCCCTGCGCCAGCGCC is part of the Pseudoxanthomonas sp. JBR18 genome and encodes:
- a CDS encoding 2'-5' RNA ligase family protein, with the translated sequence MQDDLFARPAAPPPSLFFALLPSEGDQAVLDEALRLHADRFGPSRPIAAAKRHVTLLYLGQPLDEQIPSLVQGAQRALETLVCDPFVLTLDQVGVFGRNALVLAASQTPPALAQLDARLREAALRQRLQRVKAPVLHPHLTLAHNDGRRAPVEACAPVRLAFDAFVLLRGGVPDAYQELGRWSLG